The nucleotide sequence CGCACCTACTTATCGGATGCACTAGCTATGTTGTTGTAAATTAATAACTTAATCGTTGGTATAAGTCATTGAACAAGCCTTTTGCAGAGATGCAAAGTTTAATGACCTATAACAGACTAATATAGTTCGATCCTTCACAAGATCCCTTgcagaaatcaaaatttaatgaCCTATAACAGATCAATATAGTCTGGTCCTTCACAAGATCCCGTGAATAACATGAGTTTAATGCACTGAGTTGCCTTCTTATTCTACTGAAACACAGATTGTGGTGAATACTATTTACGCTCTACACGACTTGAATATATGATCCACAAAATAATACCCTCTTcgctttaatttatttgtctgatTTTAAGATCACATAAagtttaaagaagatttttgaatcttagaATCTTAAATTAAAGACATGAAGAACGTACCAAAATGTTCTTTGATCTTGTGgtcttaatatttaaattaaagagCTCGCCAAAAAAGGTGGGACAAAATACTCCTCTTAAAACGGActacaaagaaaaataacaaacaaattgaaacaaacCGAGTAGCTGCTTTTTAAGAACACAAACAAGACTAAAAATGAATGTATCATGTATGTAATAATCTTGATACATTCATTTTTATATTgcatacactctatcctcccaTACCTCATTTTGTGGGGttacaccgggtatgttgttgaaTCTTGATACACAAAAAATACAGATTCTGTACATGCTTaagactttaaaatagtttagatCTCTTGTGTCAACACAATCAGCTGGTGCATGCTGATATCAAACATTTCTAACAGTATATCAGGAAAGCAAGCTTCTACTAAataaaaagaaccaaaaatctCAATCAATAAGTAGTATGTATAAAGTTAGACAAACAGCCAGTCATCTATAGTCAATTGTTCTGGCAACTGCAGAAAATCGATCAGGATCGATCGATAGCACTCGATAGAATCACAGAACTAACTCCAACTTTAGGAGAAGAGAGTCGATCCTTCGACCATTCCTCCAAAGCTTTACGATGCAGAGCATTCATTCGTATATATGGCCGcttttgtttgatcaacttctcAGCATTTTTCCAGTCTTCTGCTAGACCAAGAGCTACCAAAAGTGCACACGCGACTGCAACACTCCTTCCATGACCTAGAGGAAACAGTTCAAGAATTTACAATGAAATATCAGTGACAAGTTTTCAGTTCATTGCAATGATCTATTGAGGCACCCATAGAAAACAATAAAAGAAGTTGAGCTATTCAAATTTCAAGATAGTTTAGATCAAGTATCGCGCTAGCAGTTACATACATAACTTCCCATTAGGTGCAACTGCAAGAGAAGAAATTTCCTTCTAGAAAATTTTATATCCTAAAATGACTTCGCAGGAAGACTTGAAGAATTCATTTAACTAGGGGTCCTTCATGATGGAGCAATTGCTCGTTATTTGGAAAATTTCATAATCAAAATGTAAAGACCTCTAAAGCAGCGCACAACCACTCATTTTGAGCTCTAGAGTACAGAAGCGCATTAGAAGCCTGCATATTTTTGTGAATAGAAACCCTTAATCATCACATTATTTGCAGTGAAGAGTGTTTGAATAAAGCTATGCGCATTGACCTGCTTGAGAGGCTTATTAGTATTCATTACTGACAAATCCTAACCTAGGTAACTGTACTTTCAGAAACAAAAACTGGCTTTgataaacataaacaacaaaatgtcCCAGATCACAATCgattttcaacttcttttttcatACGCAATGACACCTACAGGCATGTGAAGACCCAATACTAGCTGATAGAATTTCAAAGAGCTTGTGAATTAGTGAGAATCTTGTCATTACATTTCTCCTAAACGTCTCAATAGTTATACAGCATACCCCATGAATGGGTCTCTAGTGGCAGTCCTCCATGCGAATCTATTTTTGCCGCCTGCTATTCGCAGGCATAAGGGAACACAATGAACCAGTTCAAGATATCCAGAAACACGGTAAGACAACGACATTAATGCAGACACAGTACAAAGGATAAGAGCATGTATCTTCGCTCTTAGTCTTGAAATACATgactcttcataagaaaggcagCTATTGGCAAGCAGCAATAAAGTTTTTTCAGTAAGTTGCTACAAAGATCTAAAAAAGGAGGATAATCCTGAAAAGCCTTGGCCATGGAAACAAACTTTGAAGTCCAGAGCGCCAATCAAGGTCGCGTGTTTCACATGGATAATGTCTAAAGAAGCTAGTCTAACACATGAGGTATTGCTTTAACACAAAAATGCTTTCTCAATGGATAATAAACAAAAGATACCAGTCACTAACTTTGTACTACTAAGTTACAACTCAACTGTGGCAGCTTTTCATGAATATGGTCAGATTGCAGTGAGTTATGCTGAGGACTACAGGGGGTGCTGTTACAGAAAGGGAATCAGGAAGACATAGCTGCTATGGTAGAATACAGTACCAGCATGCATATGGTGCCTGGTGAACTGTTTGGACTGAGAGAAACAAACAGTTTTGTTTTACTAACTTTATTCACATGACAATGGCCAATTATATAGTTTTGTTTTGCTTTTGGTGTAGAATGGAACATGTAAAAGATACAGAAATAGTTTTCAGGAGCTAGAGGCTTTACAGGATTAGCTAGCCACTTTTGTTTTTTGCTCCTCTGCTAATAATGTACAATGCTATAACACAATCATTGTGctgatttattaaaaattatcttaCCTCCTCAAATAAAAATCTGGTTTTCTTTAAGGACCTTAGCAATACCATTTGCTGTTCATAAGCAGCCAGCATTTTCCAAATGCAGCAAAAGCAATCATAGACTACGCAATTCCTGTCTATTTCAGCATTGGGTTGCACAAGCTGAGATTTACCACTTCATTTTGTCCTCTCTTTGAACACCTGCTATAACTTCCACTGAAGATATGTTTGCTAAACACCTTCAAGCCATTCAAAATTCTAGCATACTAACAAAAGAAgattttttccttctattttcacATGTATTAAAGAGTCCCACATTATTCGAGAGTATGAGTTGTTCTCTAGTTAAATGGTCTGGGACTCGGGGGCAATCCTCACTTAATAATTAACTTTTGCAGTTGAGCTAGGCCTAAAGTCCTTTTTTTAATATAGCATCAGAACGAAACTCATCTGGATTCTTGATTTATCTAATGTTGAGCCCCCATGATATGTTGACAACATCCAAAATGTTTGGGCATTGATAGGGGAATTTAAGTGTCTCATATTGGTTGAAGGAATGAATTGTTATATAATCAAGGTTGGAGCTATAAGTTTATCTACGAGCTCGGCAAAACCCAATTACTTTGGACCAGACCCTGTATTTGGATTTAAAAATTCAGTTAATATATACATGATTTATCAAGAACCTGGTAAGCTGTCTTTTctgaaaaagaattttttttttttgaaactgcgATAAGCTGTTTTTTCTAGAATTCATAACCCATAAACTCAAAATCTAGCTCCATTATGTACTATAACCTTATGCAATGTTCACCTCATTAGTCAACTTTTGAAGTTGAGTAAGACCAAGATACATTTTGAAAATAGTGTAGTGCTAGTATGCTATGACCAAATCCTATGAGAAAACAAAAATTTAACAAAACATCCATCTTCTATGGTATTATTTTCTCATGGCATGACCCGAACTTCATTACCACGAATCCAGGAAGATGTCTAAAGATCCAACCATCCACTTCTAGTTAAGAAGAGATTTGATTAGGTTTCTTTTCGCGCAACACCATGGCTAATTTTGCCAGCTAATGTGGAATCATATTACATAAAGTTTCGATGCTTTGATCCGTGAAAGCATATAGTTAAATGAGTACGTTTAAAGTTTCAACCCTTATTTAATTATCCTCTTTTGAGGCCTTTTGGTTTAGATGAACTTTATTTTAAGAACTATTGGTTCTTTGAAGATTTTGTTTGCATTTGATTCCTACATCttatatgtatttacatattcTTAATTTATCAGAAGTTGCATATTTATATAGTCTAGGATGCTCATTAATACTAACCATGTACCCTTTCCTTTTCCAATAATATTGTGTTTCTTCTTTCATATTCGTATAGGCATTACTTTGTCCATGgccaaacacaacagcagcctaGCTTTAGAGCAAATATCGTTTAGTTAATGGATTCCATATAGATGGCAATGATTGGAGCAAGGAAAACCAGCACCCAAGAAccggataaaataaatgttgatcTTAAGTAGTTAAATAACATAATGACGAGATGGCCGAACTCCAACAGTCACTACCCTCCTCTCAACACACACCATACACATATCATCAAGAAGAACAAGGTCTGTCTTTGAAGGAAGCATGTATTGATTGAAATTTGAATACAGAATTGAAATAGAGTGATTGAAAAACGAGCTGAACAACCTAGGGAAGATCATCATACTTCTGGATTTCTTGAACAGATGGCCACACAACTAAAAGCAATGACATCATTATAAAGGATCTTGAAAATTTTACCCCCAATTTGAACACTGTTGTTCAAGAGGTTTCACATCAGAGTATATTAAGTAAACTACAAGTTTAAACTACATTCATTTCCTTACACAGAAAATAATGTTTTTGATGCAAGAAACCTGACCTGAAGCGAATTAATTGTACACACACACACCTAACTAGCACATTATTCACTAACATATTACAAAAGTTCGCTTACAAAATAACAGGGTCCATTTTGCACTAGTACCTCAAAGTAGTATAGCATTGGCGTAGACATGGAAGAAGTTCAAAAAACTTACGCAAGTTAGTAACAGCCAAATTCTCTAAGAATTGAAGGACATTATAGAAAATGATAACTTCATGACTAACTTAAGTGCTAATCTTGGAATCTTCATTACTACCTtaagtgttttttattttttggataaccATGGTGTTCGGGCCAGCTTTtgcgcacctcaactaattccacggaATACTTGCCGCCTCCGACCAGAAACAAGTAcctaataaatatgaaaagaaatcaccttGTTTTTATCTTTGttgggatttgaacctgagatttcattgaccactaggccacactcTTAAGGTGCTGGCTACCTTAAGTTTTAATCTTGCGAGAAAAACCCAAAGCATATCGAcaatctttaaaattgatttcaatattGCTAAATCGAGCCTACCCTTCGAAAATCACAACAGGGGCCCACGTATATGGATATAATTCACCTTATAGATTAGTCAATTCGGCCTGAGACAACTCATGCTTTCCCTATGGCAATTGGATAATAGACTGTTAGCTTTCTCCTAAGTAATGTCAGTTGAGAAGTCCTACAATTTTCAGTAGTAAATATTAAATACAATAGGAGAACCACAAATCTGAATCCCAAAGGAAGCATTTACATGATGGATCCACTATACCACAATCACACACTAATGAAGGGCAAATATGCTAGCAACAACTGAAACTTTTACTCCCTCCAAAGTGCCTTTCACTTTTACTCTGTCCCAAAAAAGTGTTTCTTTCTATGTTTAGTAAGTTTTCAATTCCAACATCCGACATGGCAAGTTTAAGACCACAGGATATTAAAGGACTACACACATCTTCAATTTAGAACCTCAAGATTCACAAGTTTCCCTTTATTTATTAAACTCCGTGCCCCGTCAAACTAACATGGTTAAATTGGGACATAGGTAGTGACATCTAAAGGACACATAAAAACAGGACCCCACTTCAGGGCTACAAAtacatttacaacaacaacaacatacccaatgtaatcccacaaagtggagtcttGGGAGGGTTAgaatgtacgcagaccttacccctaccgcATAGGGAGAGATtttatttccaatagaccctcggctcaagaaaaaCAGTCCAAAGCAATCCATCAAAAGAAGTAACGAAAGTACAAGAAGCAACAACTAATAACAAAAAACAACAGATActaacaaacaaaaaatacaacaatacAATAATTGAGTACAAGGAATCACCATATATAGTAACAGAAATCGAAGGACAAGAAGTTCACAATCATACCATAAGCACAGTGAATGAAAACAGGTATCTTCTGAGCTCTTTTTCTACAAGCCCACTTAACAGCAACCTCAATATCAGCAGGCATAGGTGACCTAGTATCCCAAGTAGGTACACACAAAAAAGCACTATTTCCAGTAAACTCCAACATCCTAGGCATCTCACAAGTACAATCAATAATAGCAGGATTACCACTTGGCAATTTATCAATAGAACAAGGCCAACCTCCAACATACAACCCTTCACAAATCTCACTATATGGAGGTTCACCACTACTCATTCTTCTTAATGCCGAAAACCCtctaacaaaatacaaataaggaCTAAACATAACAAGTGACCAAATTGGAAAAGTCCCATCTGAACTTTTTCCCAACAAAATTGGAAGATTAATTGATGGATTAGAAGCAAGTGCTACCAAGAATGATACTAATGCTGCATATAAAAATGGTAATGACAATAATGTGTACCCATAATTCTTGATAGTTGCaaataatatgaataaagttACTGATTTTAGACCTATTAACACAGATATTCCAACACCCATTTCTTTTCTTGATcaaaagattatatttttgagCAAAAAGATTTAGACTTTTGaacaaaatattagatttttgagcAAAAAAATTACATGTAAAGTGGAAAATGCTAATAATTATACCCAGTTTCCAACACccatttcttttcttgaaaaaaaagatTAGATCTTTGAgcaaaaaaattagatatttatggTGGAAAATCTTGAAGGGTTATATCCAATTCAAGAAATGGGAGTGAGTACAACAAGGGAAAATCTTAGggatcatttaaaaaaaaaaaagggagaataCGAAAAAGGGGGTTTGAGAAGCTAATGGAGAAATTGAGAAAGACAAAGAGCAAGTCGCTTGATTAGAGGGGAAGGAACTtctactgtttttttttttcaattttattctgTGGTCGTATCATTGGAGTTCGATTAacagggaaaaaagaaaaaaaaaaaaaaaagggaaaaggacacatttaaaaaagaaaatatacataattaCCTTAAAtgttcagaattttttttttatttcattgcaaacacaccattttgacccACTGGGTGTACACACGCTGCATAGGTGCGTGAAAGGGCTCAAATTTGATTTGGTGTCACgtgtaaataattaatatataatttatattttttttaaataaaaaatttaatatttatttatttatttaaatcacCCTCCCCCAAcccaccctttcttcttcaacaccattaaagcttcattggagtttttttttttaataccatTAAAGCTCAACacaatgtcttcttcaacaccattaaagcttcattgaagctttttaaaaaaaataataatttaaaacttcatTAAAGTTCCTCCACCAAAACTCCATTAAATCTcatttaattatctttaaaaattcaattcaatcatttaactatctttaaaactcaattcaatcataaaataattttttgaattgatttgaacaaaaagaaaaaaaataggggTGGGGTGGAGGGGAGCTGCTGGACGTCGGGGGAGGGGGTGCTGGATGGGGTGGGGTGAGATGGggtgttaaattaaaaaaaaagtaaaattttattaaaaaaatatataaattaaacgtATTTGGCACGTGGCAGCACCCGATTGGTGTGtgtgttcactctctttgttgtAACTAAGATTCAGcaaaaaatggtgtgtttgcaatggattaagtaagaatcatgggctaataggtcgaattcaaagtttaggtgtttttttgaaaatctcaGCCAACATCAGTGgggtaattatttattttctctttaaaaaaaatagaaaaattacatatatacacatgctAACTTTGCCTTATTACATTACATCCTATgttgaaaaagaaattacaaaaatcccaaattaattacttaaatccctaccttttttattttctccctcTTCCTTCTTATACATTCCAAACAACCATATTTTGCTCCAAATTATGCTTCATATTTTTCTCCTAAAATCTTGCTACCTTTTCTCTCCATTTATTTAGTATGTCAAGTAGCAGCTATAATTCTAATTTTATCTTCCCTTCTTCCTCACCATTTCACTTGTCCTTAACCACGATTCCACTTTTTCTACTcgaaattcataaatttaaaattaattttttttcttttttttttaaaaaaattaaacccgAATTAATCATTTGGATTTTGAGCATTACCTACATATCAAAAATTATCATTTTgcgtaattctttttttttaatttgaattttttgttgaagGAATTTATTATGTATAGATCTTGAACATTGATGACTTGGAATGTATTCAGATTTCGTACGGCCCTTAAAGGAGTGAGTCAATTATGAACTTGTTGGTGTTAGGCATTGTAGGTGCTTATTACGCTGCCTTTTTGACCAACTATGGGGGACGAAACTAAAGGCCAAagccaaataaaatatttactgGGGTTTTCCCTTTCACTTATTTGTTAATGATCAaaacaacatattactaattaatcTGATATTGTATTTTGAACACATAATATGTTTCCTGTTAATTACCTCTGCTTATAAGTGAATTTTACATTGAACTAAAGATTAATACGTTTTAAACGTATGTATTACATAACAGCATACATGttgtaaaatatttattacttgtaaaaaaattacagaaattgtTAATATCATGCACATTTATAATGTATAATGCTATATCATACATTGAtacgaatgtataatcaaatattatacattcgcAAGTCTACTGGAATGGCACAGTTTCACTATACCTtgctttgaatgtataacaacttATTATAAATTCAAACGTTTACTGGAAAGACACACATTTATTATACATTGATTTGACtgtataaaaacatattatacattcgtaaattTACTGGAATGAtattgtatataatttttttttaaattgaattcaattaaattttcgTTATTGTATTTCTAACCTCATACATGTTAAAAATGTATAATGCTATATCATATATTTATTACACATTAACTATTAATGTACAACATTTTAATACACCGTGCGTTTCAACAATTACTTACTCATATAGAGGGTAAGTTACATAGTTAATGTGCATTTATAATCATGTTCTAACTTCAAGTTATATGGTTACGAACTATAATATAGGGAAAAAGTACaaaatttttatactaatataaatcattgattaaagaaattaacatctataatcaataaaaaaaatatattacttgctccagcattcaaaaaaaaaaaactaataaaaaatgtttatacaaccaaaatcattcaaagcatCCGCACATAGAAAATCTTATTATATTCTTCATGATTCCTTTGGAAAGAAACCGCAAGTTCTGCGGTTGTGACCGACTCGTCCGCATTTACCGAAATTActattgcgtcacttttgtatgacGTATCATTAATTTCTGACTCCCAAATTTCAGAATGTCGCAACAATACggggatattcatattgattttactagTATTGAAGAACGTATGTAGAAGAAGATTTTAGTAGTTTTGAAGAACGGGTGTAGAAAAAAGTGGTTGTTTTTTGACTTTTCAGATCGTGAATCAcaggaaaaaaattatgtataacaaaatttttaaaattcaaatatcagttacatgTTCTATCAATAAATGATTTAATGTTGGCTAATTACTGCCTTTAATTAAGGAactgtaaaataattaaagattctcttaccttaaatataggattaactattacatcatacattcgaccaatgtataatatgtgaccgaatgtatgagtatgtttgcaaaaaaagggagagagaaaataacaagagattttttgtaattatttttattgtctaggggatttatgttgtttacacaaaAAAATAGCCCACATTTAAAAAGATGAACATGGGTTGTCTAGTCGGCTAAACTAattcctttttttaattatttggcCCAATTGGTTACATGCAATCTCTATATTcaattgatatacttttatatcaaattgatacacttttatactatattgatacgctttttaaaaaagagaaaggaaattctatgtaAGCACATGCAGACCCTATACctaattgatactcttttataccacattaatacacttgtatactatattgatacacttgcagtgttcatatactcaattgatattctcttatactagattgatacatttttagaatgcatgtagaaactacatagagtcgtataaaatatgtatctaaataataattatagttaaaaattgtataaaaatgctataaacATTATattgaatatgtgtatatatagaaactgtatcattattatatatagatatatatctttaacaattgtattatattaaaggtatatgatattgtattttattgtataaataagtaaaactaaacaaaataaatagtatgttagtttaataatgttggtgaatgcaaaataatctgaaaaagaaaaaagcaattactcaattgttaaaaaaaataaaaaaaagtagaatctttaaaaaagaaaagtactAAATACAATTCTTTTTGAGTACTGGTTGATAGATCCATGCAAAAATTGGAAGAAAGTGCAAAAATTAGTCACGAAAAAAATGGAAAGTGAGGTTGCatgagagaaaaagaaacaaCGGGGAGGTAAAGTACTTATAAACATTTTAGAGTCAACTCAAACATACTGGTCAGAAATTCAAATTATCCTCGATTCGAAGTTAGGCTCTTCTAATTTTTTCATGAAGAGATAACAAAGAATTAGGACTCCTTTTATATTAAGTTTGATTTTTTGAATATTGTACATTTATAGCCCAGCATAGTCCATGcacaaataattcaaaaatatagataaaaaaatttatatatgtaaaattgTAATTCATACTAGTAtctgcacaaaatttcaaaaagaaagaaaaaataagaggtCGCAAAGATCATACAAGAAGGGCATGTGAGGGAGTTTGTTATTTAAacagaaaaggattatatttgcATCTCTATTTCacggaaaaaaatgaaaagtgaggTTGCATGGGAAAAAAAGAAATGGCGGGGAGGTGAAGTACGTGTAACCGTCGTGATAGTGGACATCTTGGGCTAAGCAATGCCATGATCAAGTGGCTATTTACtaggtttttaaatttaggtgctagttttgtgaaattattttagttttaggtgttatttttgtccttttcccaaaaaaataacacccaaaactaaaataattttacaaaattagtaCTCTCTCTGTTTCGGAATAAGTAAATTGTtgaggtatttattggtgtttcaaaataagtgaatcattgatttttttttttcaaatttacccttatgatttgacaaccaattaacttttgaaaagatattacaaGGTCAGCTTTTTCCTTTTtaggggtaaaaatgaaaaattgtgttaaatttatgtctttaatgcttttttcttaatctgtttgtcaaaatccaacaattcatttattataaaacggagggagtatctaaatttaaaaattcagtAAATAATTATTAAGCATCACAATTCGGCCATTAAGCATCACAATTCGGCACTTTTTATTTTGTGTACTGGccgactttttattttttaatggcCCTATGTTTTTTTGACTTctgttcttttttaaaaaataatgaaaagtttAGTTTATTTCACTTTTAAAAGTCAAAGTAGACGTTGAACAATTCAATTGAACTTTTAGATAGATTTATAAGTTTTATTCTAAACCATTTACATGCTAATCTTTTTTAAGTGAtataacattattaaaataacatactatttgTTAAAATAACTTActatttattttgtttagttttacttatttacacaataaaatacaatatcatatacttttaatataatacaattgttaaagatatatatttatatataataatgatacagtttctatacatatacataatctatataataattatagcatttttatacacattctatacaacttttaactacaattattatttagatacttattttatacgactctatatagtttctacatgcattctaaaagtgtatcaatctagtataagagagtatcaattgaatATCAGTTGcgtatatggacactgcaagtatatcaatgtagtataaaagtatattaatctggtataaaatagtatcaattaTGTATAGGGGCTggtgtgcttgcatagaatttcttttttttttttttttttttaaaagtgtatcaatatagtagaaaaatgtatcaattgagtatagagactgcatgtgcccaattgggccaaatggctaaaaaaggaaattaaaaataGTTAACTGACTACAGTTGTCCACCTTTATAAATTGTGgccattttttttttacatggTCATCCCATGTCCTTTTCTCTAATTCGAATCTACTTAGGGGCACTTAAAGGTAGCGCTCCCTGCCAAAATTTACAATCACAATGGGATATTATATACGGTTTAAATTCGtgatttatatgttttattgatATGATAATAAACCAAAATTTACAATCACAATGGTCTATTATATGCGGTTTAAATTTGtgatttatatgttttattgatATGATAATAATTTTATCGATTATTTTTAGgctcttcttctattttctaatGAATTGAATTGGATTTATATCATTTtgttaattataaaaatatttaaataaattgtattatttttcattgttttttttttctaatttcctATCCAGTGTTCGGTATCTATATCGGAACCCGACTAATTCGAATTCGCGCCAGGTAGGGCCCCATTcaggggtagcgctcccaacagagttttcttcaTGCTcaggatcgaaccctcgacctctaatTAAGGGTGGAGTAGCCTCATCCGCTGCactacaacccatgttggtattTTTCATTGTTCTATAAtacaaatatcaataattttaattataaaaatctatAAGAAAAAGCTACTATAAAGGAATAGaattactaaataaaaattaaagaaaaaacaataataataataatttaaaagggAGGTAAACATACCCTCACAAAATGAAACTTATATCACGATAcaacaaattttaattattaagagTTATAAATATTTTCCCATGAGAGAATGATtagtcaaatataaaaaatttatgaatattgcatacaatagtacttgtatgcattagatcaatCAATTATGACTATTTCTTTTCATTTAAATGATTCAAGATCAGGAGTCAAATATttcatctaaattttttttacgtgtggtatacgattaatagATATATCATGGCGCAGAAAGataaattttctgaaataaattgagatgtatgttagtttttctagcACACGAGGGAGATAATAATCAGCTAATAAATATGTTGTGAATTATAATctgatcctcattcaaaagataactCAATTCAAATGCTAGAAGAATTTGTTGAtccaaattaatttcatattagTTGTAAATGCTCTTATTGAATGTCCCTAAAGACAAAGTCTACATCATGCATGAGGCATGGTAAATTAATCAATTTCACAtgcaataattcttgaaaaggaaaaagagCAAATGATCTAATAAGAA is from Capsicum annuum cultivar UCD-10X-F1 chromosome 5, UCD10Xv1.1, whole genome shotgun sequence and encodes:
- the LOC107870312 gene encoding uncharacterized protein YnbD, with protein sequence MGVGISVLIGLKSVTLFILFATIKNYGYTLLSLPFLYAALVSFLVALASNPSINLPILLGKSSDGTFPIWSLVMFSPYLYFVRGFSALRRMSSGEPPYSEICEGLYVGGWPCSIDKLPSGNPAIIDCTCEMPRMLEFTGNSAFLCVPTWDTRSPMPADIEVAVKWACRKRAQKIPVFIHCAYGHGRSVAVACALLVALGLAEDWKNAEKLIKQKRPYIRMNALHRKALEEWSKDRLSSPKVGVSSVILSSAIDRS